Proteins from a genomic interval of Marinobacter gudaonensis:
- a CDS encoding DUF2156 domain-containing protein, with product MTDQILALDRIGALESGSFTFSERVGYLKKYGIHSQSFSTLQPGMQYFDVPGVGYIAYMRKWGGTFVLSDPVCAPEDFGSLLESFHQRFPNACYIQVSKAVVDFLHLRFGLYGTQFGCESRIDLARWSLSGKKKQVLRTALNQAEKNGIVVKERFSDDHTREISEAWIRTRKCKSNEIRFLIRPMEMDYRENERHFYAYQDGKAVGFIYFDPIYRNNEIISYVPNISRANADFRQGIFYTLMAHAMDVFKSEGVPFLDLGLIPLSLDPATEHQESRLLKRLMHGVYEKGNFLYNFKGLEFTKSRFRGENFKTYCCHRRALPVVEFLAMFKLTRLL from the coding sequence ATGACGGATCAGATACTTGCCCTGGACAGGATCGGCGCACTGGAAAGCGGTTCATTCACCTTCAGTGAACGTGTCGGCTACCTGAAAAAATACGGCATCCATTCCCAATCCTTCTCCACCCTGCAGCCGGGCATGCAATATTTCGATGTACCGGGCGTCGGCTACATTGCCTACATGCGCAAGTGGGGCGGCACCTTCGTGCTGTCCGATCCGGTGTGCGCGCCGGAAGACTTCGGCAGCCTTCTGGAAAGCTTTCACCAGCGGTTCCCCAACGCTTGCTACATACAGGTTTCCAAGGCCGTGGTGGACTTTCTGCACCTGAGATTCGGCCTTTACGGCACCCAGTTTGGCTGCGAGTCACGCATTGACCTGGCCCGCTGGTCCCTGAGCGGCAAGAAAAAGCAGGTGTTGCGGACCGCCCTGAACCAGGCCGAGAAAAACGGAATTGTGGTCAAGGAGCGTTTCAGCGACGACCATACCCGGGAAATTTCCGAAGCCTGGATCCGTACCCGCAAGTGCAAGAGCAACGAAATCCGGTTCCTGATCCGCCCCATGGAGATGGACTATCGGGAAAATGAGCGGCACTTCTACGCGTACCAGGATGGCAAGGCCGTCGGCTTCATCTACTTTGACCCGATCTACCGGAACAACGAGATCATCAGCTACGTGCCGAACATCTCCCGGGCCAACGCCGACTTTCGCCAGGGTATTTTCTACACTCTCATGGCCCATGCCATGGATGTCTTCAAGTCCGAAGGGGTGCCCTTCCTCGACCTCGGCCTTATTCCGCTGTCACTGGATCCCGCTACCGAGCACCAGGAAAGCCGGCTTCTGAAGCGACTGATGCACGGAGTCTATGAGAAAGGCAACTTCCTGTATAACTTCAAGGGACTGGAGTTCACCAAGTCGCGCTTCCGCGGAGAGAATTTCAAAACCTATTGCTGCCACCGCCGGGCGCTGCCGGTGGTTGAGTTCCTGGCCATGTTCAAGCTGACCCGCTTGCTCTGA
- a CDS encoding HDOD domain-containing protein, which translates to MHIAPDLQLPSLPEVTLRALDACHQDESYRTISEIVSADTALVARILALANSALYGPSTPIRSVDQALLRLGTHRFHTLVLTAALRQLLFELGGDEWQQLRDFWRHSLTTALTARALATLTRYREPDEAFMLGMLHNIGELIAIKTPAAEAKQHYLDRQAEIAADLVTAWGLGPMAADAMRYQQALPTELRDAGHLVKLISLATRLALSDAAGIAAAGTVFGLNEELTREINRRISNEVSGMAASLGIPLDEDYCGESASRQLKQTILRQAMASQAIGLADINGEVDDILAETVNSLTLVTGLPALCFGHTGDNLVLLSGTIGEVPELAVTAKAGGSVLTEAFISGLPVGLGDRAPTVLDRQLLSLLHTPSLLAIPVQSGEHCPGVFALGTDNDALENTRELAHIFTSELASVLANRPMNTGAGGLDARKLDQDMARERLRRQVHEVSNPLTIIRQYIYQLRSRMDDADVQQELDVIRDELDRAGNLLLQMSHADTLGDGGGGVELNTELESLARILEDSVFSEGNRQLALKLCASPTLVAAGPTGVRQVVINLVRNAAESLPETGGTVTLQTASPVWQNQRTWVELEISDTGAGIPDEIRDKLFAPVSTTKGEGHSGLGLSIVKQLVDDMEGIIACRTGQEGTTFRILLPAASHKKNEND; encoded by the coding sequence ATGCACATTGCGCCTGATCTACAGCTACCGAGCCTCCCGGAAGTCACCTTGCGGGCGCTCGATGCATGTCATCAGGACGAAAGCTACAGGACCATCAGCGAGATTGTCTCAGCCGACACCGCCCTGGTCGCCCGCATACTGGCCCTTGCCAATTCAGCCCTGTACGGACCATCAACCCCGATCCGCTCGGTGGACCAGGCCCTGTTGCGCCTCGGTACCCACCGATTCCACACCCTGGTGCTCACCGCTGCGCTGCGCCAGCTTCTGTTCGAGCTCGGCGGTGACGAGTGGCAGCAGCTAAGGGATTTCTGGCGTCACTCACTGACCACCGCGTTGACCGCTCGAGCCCTCGCCACCCTCACCCGGTACCGGGAGCCGGACGAGGCCTTCATGCTGGGCATGTTGCACAACATTGGTGAATTGATTGCTATTAAAACGCCAGCGGCCGAGGCGAAGCAACACTATCTTGACCGCCAGGCGGAAATTGCCGCGGACCTGGTCACCGCATGGGGACTGGGGCCCATGGCCGCCGATGCCATGCGGTATCAGCAGGCCTTGCCGACGGAACTGCGAGACGCCGGCCACCTGGTGAAATTGATCAGCCTGGCAACGCGACTCGCACTCTCGGATGCCGCGGGTATTGCCGCGGCCGGTACCGTTTTTGGTCTGAACGAAGAACTTACCCGGGAAATCAACCGACGAATCAGTAACGAGGTGTCAGGCATGGCGGCCTCGCTCGGGATTCCACTGGATGAGGACTACTGTGGTGAAAGTGCGTCCCGCCAACTCAAACAGACCATCCTGCGCCAGGCGATGGCCAGCCAGGCCATCGGTCTGGCCGATATCAACGGGGAGGTGGATGATATCCTGGCCGAGACCGTCAACAGCCTGACCCTGGTCACCGGCCTCCCCGCCCTGTGCTTCGGACACACGGGCGACAACCTTGTGCTCCTCTCCGGAACCATCGGCGAGGTACCGGAACTGGCGGTTACCGCCAAGGCCGGCGGCAGCGTGCTCACCGAGGCGTTTATCTCAGGCCTGCCGGTGGGTCTTGGCGACCGCGCCCCGACAGTGCTCGACAGACAGCTGCTGTCACTACTTCACACTCCCTCCCTGCTGGCCATACCGGTTCAGAGCGGCGAGCACTGCCCTGGGGTCTTTGCGCTCGGCACGGACAACGACGCGCTCGAGAACACCCGCGAGCTGGCACATATTTTCACCAGCGAACTTGCGTCGGTGCTTGCCAACCGGCCCATGAATACAGGTGCGGGTGGACTGGATGCCAGAAAGCTGGACCAGGACATGGCCCGGGAACGTTTACGCCGACAGGTTCACGAAGTCAGCAATCCGCTGACTATCATTCGCCAGTACATCTATCAACTGCGCAGCCGCATGGACGACGCCGACGTGCAGCAGGAGCTGGATGTGATACGGGACGAACTGGACCGGGCGGGCAACCTGCTGCTCCAGATGAGCCACGCGGACACCCTTGGTGACGGCGGCGGCGGGGTGGAACTGAACACAGAACTGGAAAGCCTGGCCCGGATCCTTGAAGATAGTGTGTTCAGCGAGGGCAACCGGCAACTGGCCCTGAAGCTATGCGCCAGCCCCACTCTGGTGGCGGCCGGGCCCACCGGCGTACGCCAGGTGGTGATCAATCTGGTACGCAACGCCGCCGAAAGCCTGCCGGAGACCGGCGGCACCGTTACCCTGCAGACAGCTTCCCCGGTATGGCAGAATCAGCGAACCTGGGTCGAGCTCGAAATTTCAGATACCGGCGCAGGGATACCCGATGAGATCCGGGACAAGCTGTTCGCGCCGGTAAGCACCACCAAAGGAGAGGGCCACAGCGGTTTGGGCCTGAGTATTGTGAAGCAGCTGGTTGATGACATGGAGGGCATCATCGCTTGTCGCACGGGGCAGGAGGGCACCACCTTCAGGATTTTGCTGCCGGCGGCCAGCCACAAAAAGAACGAGAACGACTGA
- a CDS encoding class I SAM-dependent methyltransferase: MRDKYKYIGPVYDFLSNLYSGKNIHRCKTAMLDVETVRPGDRILFAGVGHGRDAIRAAELGADVTVVDLSETMLRKFAQAQEKEAPELTIRRIHSDIMTVEEFEQYDMVVANFFLNVFDEDMMVRVLEHLIRLGKADARVVVGDFCYPTGNVLSRLFKKLYWYMAVFIFWLFANNAFHKIYNYPEHMQRLGLQVTDKKHFKLLNMNCYWSILGRKQA, translated from the coding sequence ATGCGCGACAAGTACAAGTACATTGGTCCGGTTTACGATTTCCTCAGCAACCTCTACAGCGGCAAGAACATCCACCGGTGCAAAACCGCCATGCTCGACGTGGAAACGGTCCGCCCCGGCGATCGCATCCTGTTTGCCGGCGTGGGTCATGGCCGTGATGCCATCCGCGCCGCCGAACTCGGCGCCGACGTTACCGTGGTGGACCTCTCGGAAACCATGTTGCGCAAGTTCGCCCAGGCTCAGGAAAAAGAAGCGCCCGAGCTGACCATCCGCCGCATTCACAGCGACATCATGACGGTGGAAGAGTTCGAGCAATACGACATGGTGGTGGCCAATTTCTTCCTGAACGTGTTTGACGAGGACATGATGGTGCGCGTGCTTGAACACCTGATCCGCCTCGGCAAGGCCGACGCTCGGGTCGTGGTGGGCGATTTCTGCTATCCCACCGGCAACGTCCTCTCGCGTCTGTTCAAGAAACTCTACTGGTACATGGCCGTCTTCATCTTCTGGCTGTTCGCCAACAACGCCTTTCACAAGATCTACAACTACCCCGAACACATGCAGCGACTGGGCCTGCAGGTTACCGACAAGAAGCATTTCAAACTTCTGAACATGAACTGCTACTGGTCCATTCTCGGGCGCAAGCAGGCCTGA
- the murI gene encoding glutamate racemase, whose amino-acid sequence MKTTRGPRILVFDSGVGGLSVADCIHRQLPGLDLVYLADNAGFPYGDKPEAEVVERCTRLIASALGVYAPDVIVVACNTASTVVLPHLRAMTGVPVVGVVPAIKPAAAKTVNRRIGLLATPATVRRPYIDRLIQEFASDCVVERIGHPGLVSWAERLVSGHAVPEEELSEAMAPFRSAAVDTVVLGCTHYPLLLESLRKSLPEVRFWVDSGEAIARRVAWLLDEAGLAVPAPDILQKDSLAGGKAAVLSALFSGAAPEDIASFMAGLGLSPAQVAGNWPAASGVRASGSA is encoded by the coding sequence TTGAAGACAACGCGCGGCCCCAGGATTCTGGTATTCGACTCCGGCGTGGGTGGCCTCAGCGTCGCCGACTGCATTCATCGGCAACTGCCGGGGCTGGATCTGGTGTACCTGGCCGATAACGCCGGTTTTCCCTACGGCGACAAGCCGGAGGCCGAGGTTGTCGAGCGCTGCACCCGCCTGATTGCGAGCGCACTCGGGGTTTACGCCCCCGATGTGATTGTGGTGGCCTGTAACACGGCCAGTACCGTGGTGTTGCCTCACCTGCGCGCGATGACCGGCGTTCCGGTAGTGGGCGTGGTGCCGGCCATCAAGCCGGCGGCCGCAAAAACCGTCAATCGCAGAATCGGGCTCCTGGCAACACCCGCCACGGTGCGTCGGCCCTACATTGATCGTTTGATCCAGGAATTTGCCAGCGACTGTGTCGTCGAGCGTATTGGTCACCCGGGGCTGGTGAGTTGGGCTGAGAGGCTGGTTTCCGGACACGCGGTTCCGGAAGAAGAGCTTTCCGAAGCCATGGCCCCTTTCCGGTCCGCGGCCGTGGACACGGTGGTGCTGGGCTGCACCCACTACCCGCTGTTGCTCGAGAGCCTGCGTAAAAGTTTGCCCGAGGTGCGCTTCTGGGTGGACTCCGGGGAGGCCATTGCCCGGCGTGTGGCCTGGCTGCTGGACGAGGCGGGGTTGGCGGTTCCTGCCCCGGACATCCTCCAGAAGGATTCTTTGGCTGGCGGGAAAGCGGCCGTGCTGTCAGCCCTGTTTTCCGGTGCCGCGCCGGAAGATATTGCCTCGTTCATGGCCGGGCTGGGCCTGTCGCCTGCGCAGGTCGCCGGTAACTGGCCGGCGGCATCTGGAGTCAGAGCAAGCGGGTCAGCTTGA
- a CDS encoding GGDEF/EAL domain-containing response regulator: MAPEHSDQPFSHGLTARILVADDEPRLLNTLAALLRSRGYDVFEAHGGQKACDLISQQAFDLALLDLRMPEVNGFDVMARLAESQPDCGIIVVSGESSFSSVSRALRRGALDYIRKPFDPEELLATVESVIGKKTLLEAHQHIQMRLEKSEALHRYIVNSSPDIVFMLDQEGRFCFVNSKVESLLGYRPEELCGQHFRHILDDRDVTRGTLALKGPNITADNPRTLELRLKTRGSRRATRHFEITAFPIDPQTWPHSGVTQGGGNGNGARYYGTARDVTERKEAEAFINFQAYHDLLTRLPNRALFKDRLELAITHAKRGGQKLAVMFLDLDRFKVINDTLGHAMGDRLLQAVTHRLEKCLRKGDTLSRFGGDEFTLLLPSIHNHEDARQIAKKLIDALRAPFQLGDHEVFVGVSIGITIFPEAGESMDQLIQNADIAMYHVKAKGKDGYRFYSQSMSIDTANRLNLERDLRQALERNELRVFYQPQVCSRTNRVVGLEALVRWQHPERGLLYPRDFLPLAEETKLIGQLSERVLDQACQDVGHWIRSGHPDLRLAVNLSPIQVEHPRFVETLMQQVKAHDFPPGNLEIEITENVIMNDLEQISQKLRELASFGVRIAIDDFGTGYSSLNYLHRLPIHTLKVDQSFVKAIRSGEDGACIVNAIVAMAHGLKLEIVAEGVETDEQLEYLRSLGCHQVQGFFYGPARPAAEVSRSLGVTKARAASF; this comes from the coding sequence ATGGCACCTGAACACTCTGATCAGCCTTTCAGTCACGGGTTAACGGCACGGATTCTGGTGGCAGATGATGAACCCCGTCTGCTCAATACGCTGGCCGCGCTGCTACGTAGCCGGGGTTACGATGTCTTCGAAGCCCACGGCGGGCAAAAAGCCTGTGACCTGATCAGCCAGCAGGCCTTTGATCTGGCGCTTCTGGACCTTCGAATGCCGGAGGTAAACGGGTTCGACGTGATGGCGCGTCTTGCCGAAAGCCAGCCGGACTGCGGGATTATTGTGGTCAGCGGAGAAAGCTCGTTCAGTTCCGTCAGCCGCGCGCTCCGACGTGGCGCCCTCGATTACATCCGCAAACCCTTCGACCCGGAAGAGCTGCTCGCCACCGTGGAAAGCGTCATCGGCAAGAAGACGCTTCTGGAAGCCCACCAGCACATTCAAATGCGCCTGGAGAAATCCGAGGCCCTGCACCGGTACATCGTCAACAGCTCGCCCGATATCGTGTTCATGCTGGATCAGGAAGGGCGCTTCTGTTTTGTGAACAGCAAGGTGGAGAGCCTGCTGGGCTACCGACCGGAGGAGCTGTGCGGGCAGCATTTCAGGCACATTCTCGACGATCGTGACGTCACCCGGGGAACCCTGGCCCTTAAAGGTCCGAACATCACCGCTGACAACCCGAGAACCCTGGAACTGCGCCTGAAAACCCGGGGCAGCCGGCGGGCAACACGCCACTTTGAAATCACCGCTTTCCCCATTGATCCACAGACCTGGCCCCATTCCGGTGTGACACAGGGCGGCGGTAACGGCAATGGAGCCCGTTACTATGGAACCGCCCGTGACGTGACGGAAAGAAAGGAGGCAGAAGCCTTCATCAATTTCCAGGCGTACCACGACCTGCTGACCCGCTTACCCAACCGCGCCCTGTTCAAGGACCGTCTGGAACTGGCCATCACCCATGCCAAACGGGGCGGCCAGAAGCTGGCGGTGATGTTCCTGGACCTCGACCGGTTCAAGGTAATCAACGACACCCTGGGGCACGCCATGGGTGACCGGTTGCTGCAGGCGGTTACGCACCGGCTGGAAAAGTGTCTGCGCAAGGGCGATACCCTCTCCCGCTTTGGCGGTGATGAGTTCACCCTGCTGCTTCCGTCCATCCACAATCACGAAGACGCCAGACAGATTGCCAAGAAACTCATTGACGCCCTCCGCGCGCCCTTCCAGCTGGGCGATCACGAGGTGTTCGTGGGCGTCAGTATCGGCATCACCATTTTCCCGGAAGCCGGCGAAAGCATGGATCAACTGATCCAGAACGCCGATATTGCGATGTACCACGTGAAGGCCAAGGGCAAGGACGGTTATCGTTTCTACTCGCAAAGTATGAGCATCGACACCGCCAACCGGCTGAACCTGGAACGGGACCTGCGTCAGGCACTGGAACGGAACGAGCTGCGCGTGTTCTATCAGCCCCAGGTGTGTTCCCGCACCAACCGGGTGGTTGGCCTGGAAGCACTGGTGCGATGGCAGCATCCTGAGCGGGGGCTACTCTACCCGAGGGATTTCCTGCCCTTGGCGGAAGAAACCAAGCTGATCGGGCAACTGAGCGAGCGTGTGCTCGACCAGGCGTGCCAGGATGTTGGCCACTGGATACGCTCTGGGCATCCGGACCTCCGACTGGCGGTCAACCTGTCACCGATCCAGGTGGAGCATCCCCGCTTTGTCGAAACCCTCATGCAGCAGGTCAAGGCCCACGATTTCCCGCCCGGCAATCTGGAGATCGAGATCACCGAGAATGTGATCATGAACGATCTCGAGCAGATCAGTCAGAAACTGCGGGAACTGGCGTCGTTCGGCGTCCGGATCGCCATTGATGATTTTGGCACCGGCTACTCCTCCCTGAATTACCTCCACAGACTGCCCATCCACACGCTGAAAGTGGACCAGTCATTCGTCAAGGCCATCCGCAGCGGTGAAGACGGCGCCTGCATTGTGAACGCCATCGTGGCCATGGCCCATGGCCTGAAGCTGGAAATTGTCGCCGAAGGCGTGGAGACTGACGAGCAACTGGAGTATCTGAGAAGTCTGGGCTGCCACCAGGTGCAGGGCTTCTTCTACGGCCCCGCGCGGCCAGCGGCTGAAGTGTCCCGAAGCCTGGGAGTTACCAAAGCCCGCGCCGCATCCTTCTGA